The Allostreptomyces psammosilenae sequence GGTGGCCGACTTCCCGCTCGACCCCACCCGCCGGCACATCGCCCCCGGGCCGCTCACCGACCTGATGGTCGAACGGGCCGCGGCGGCCTACGCCGACCTGATCCGGGCCCGCGGCCCGCGCGCCGACTCCCTCGCCCTGGTGCCGACGCCGTTCGGCCGCGGCGAGCTGGAGATGCGGCTGCGCGGCGCGGTGCTGCGGCTGCTGCCCGCCGTTCCCTTCCTGCCTCCGGCCCGGCCCACCGAACACCCGGAGCCGGTCGACCACCCGGAGCGGGCCCGGTACGACGCCGGTGGCGACGGCGCCACGGCCACCGACGCGGCCGACCCGGTGGAGGGCTTCGACCGGCCGGCCGGCGGCGCGGACGTCCCCGACGCGCTGCGCCCGGCGGAGGCCGTGGTGCTGGAGGGCGCCGACGCCCGACTGGTGGGCGTGCTGGCCGGCGTGCTGCCCGGGTTGCTGCCGGCCGGCCTGACGCACGCCGAGGCGCTGCGCACGCTGGGCGTGCGGCGCACCGGCCCCGCCGAGGTGGTGGACGGGCTGGCCGGACTGCGCCGCCCCCCGGCCTGGTGGCACCGGCTGTACTCGGCGCTCACCGGCGTCGACCCGGAGGCGCTCGGCGCCCTGCCGGTGCCGCTGGCCGACGGCCGCACCGCCTTCGGCCCGCGCCGGGTGCTGCTGCCGGTCGGCCCCGCCGACCCCTTCGCCACCGGCGGCGACGCCGCGGACGCGGCCGCCGAGGCCGCCGCCCTGGCCCGGCTCGGGCTGCGGGTCGCGCACCCGGCCGCGGCGCACCCGCTGCTGGAGAAGCTCGGTGCCGTGCCGGCCACGCCGCGCGCGGTGCTCCAGGGGCCGGAGCTGCGCGCGGCCGTGGCCCGCTCGGTGGACGACTACGACGACCAGTGGGACTACCCGGACGCCGACGGCGAAGGGGGCGAAGCGGGGGCCGCCCCGGCCGCCGTCTCCCTGGCCGACCTGGTGCTCCGCCTGGTCCGCGACGCCGACCTGCAGCCCGGTGACCTCCCGCACCTGGCCGCGCTGGCGCTGCCCGACGAGGAGGGCGAGCCGACGCCGGCCGGGGAACTGCTGCTGCCCGGCAGCGAACTGGCCGATCTGGTGCGCCCGGGCTCGATCGGGCTGCTCGACGAGGAGTACGCGCGGCGCTGGCCCGCCGAGGTGCTGGCCGCCACCGGCGTCGTCGACCGGTTCCGGCTGCTGCGCGCCTCGGAGGTGCTGCTCGACCCGGACGACCCGGACGCCTTCTCGCCGGCCGTGCTCGACCCCGCCGCCCCGGACATCGACGGCGTCGTGCCCGACGGCATCGAGGAGTGGAGCGAGGACGTGCTGCGGCTGCTCCCGGACGGCGACGGGATACCGCCGGTCGCCGCCGAACTGACCGCCGTCCGCGACCTCGACCTGATCGACGACGACGCCTGGCCGCGGGCGCTGCGCCTGCTCTCCCGGCCGCCGCTGCGCGCCGCCGTGGTGGACCCGGTGCGGGTGCGGCTGCCCGACGGCGGCAGCGCCACCGTCCCGTCGTACACGGCGTGGTGGCTGCGCGAGCACCCGGTGCTGGACGGCCGGCGGCCGGGCCGGGTGCGGTCCGCCGACGGCGACCCGCTGCTGCGCGGGCTGTACCCGGAGGTGCGCACCGACCTCGACGACGCGTTCCTGCGCGCGCTGGGGGTGCGCACCACCGTGGCCGCCCTGCTGGCGGAGCCGGACGGGGTCGCCGAGCTGCTCGACCGGATGGGCGACCCGGCGCTGCGGCTGACCCGCGACCAGCTCCGCGACCTGTACACCGCGCTGGGTCGGCACGCGGCGACGGCCGACCCGGAGGACCTGCCGGCCGACCCGCCGGAGCGGCTGTGGGCGGTGGTCGGGGACCGGCTGGAGCTGGTGGATCCGCTGGACGCCGTGGTGGTGGACGCCCCGGACCTGCTGCCGTTCTTCCCGGGCGTGCCGCTGCTGCCGGTGCGGCCGGCGCAGGCGGAGCCGTTCGCCCACCGCCTGCTGGAGGTGGACCTGGCGAGCGAGATCGTGCCGGGCCGGGTGGTCAGCGAGGGCGTCCCGCACGAGGTGCCCGAGGCGGTGCGCCGGCTGCTGCCGGGCGCCCCGGACAGCTACGAGGAGCACGACGAGCTGTGGGTGGTGGGCCCCGCCGAGGGCGCGACCTCCGGGCGGCCGGGCGGCACGGGTTCCGACGCGGCCTCCGGCGCGGGTGACGCCGAGGAGCGCGAGGTGGAGGTGGACTGGCGCTGGGACGGCGAGCGGCTGCACGCCGCGACGCTGGACGGGGTGGCGGCCGGCCTCGCCTGGGCGGCGGGGGAGTGGCCGCGGCGTTTCGAGGTGGCCATTCTGCTGGCCGAGCCAGACCGCGCCGAGCAGCTCGCCGGCGACCGCGACTTCGACTGAGGGCGGCGGTGGCCGGTCGGCGGAGGGCTGACCGGCCGTCCGGGACCGCTTGACGACGCGTGGGACGCCGGGGACGGGTGTGTCGTCCCCGGTTCCCGCAGGAACGTTACGTTTTGGAGTCGCAACCGCCCATCCCGGGGCGGAGCGGCCAAACAAGCCTGTCGTTTCCGGTCACCTTCGGTCAGGCACCGTTCCGCCCGCGCACTTCCCCTGCTACAAAGTTGAACACGGCTCGGGTCGCGTCCGGGTCGGTCAGCACGCGCACGGCGGCGTCGGCCACCCGGCCGGCACCCGTACGCCTCTACCGCAGGGGGGAACGAATGCGCAACGGTGATCTACGCGCGGAGAACCCGTCCGTCGTACCCGAGGTCGCGGCACCCCGCGCCCCCCGCTGACCCTCACCGGACCAGACCGGAGCACCCTCCCACCGATCTCGTCCGCGCCGCGGCACATCCCCGGGCGCGGACGTTCCCCGCGCGCCGGAACGACTCCGGACCTTTGGCATGCCTTCGCCATGTCCGCGCCCGTGCCGGCCCGCCGCCCCTCACCCGCCGCCTCGCGGTGGCACCGATCGGAAGGACCTTCCGTTGAAATCTCCGTTGGCCCTGCTCAGGAAAGTTCTCGTGACGATGGCCGCCGTGCTGCTCGGCGCCACCATGGCCGCGCCGGCCGCCCAGGCCGCCCCCGGCGACCCGACCACGCAGGTGGTCGGCGGCACGCTGTCCGCCCAGGGTGAGTTCCCCTGGCTGGTCCGCCTGTCGATGGGCTGCGGCGGCGCGCTCTACAGCCCGACGCTGATCCTCACCGCCGGCCACTGTGTCAGCGGCACCGGCGCCAACACCAGCATCACCGTCACCGCCGGTGTGGTCGACCTGCAGAGCCCGTCGCGGATCACCCGCACCTCCAACTACGTCTACCGCTCCCCGGGCTACTCCGGAGGCGGCGACGACTGGGCGCTGATCCGGATCTCCTCGCCGATCACCACCCTGCCGACCCTGCCGATCGCCACCACCACGGCGTACAACTCCGGCACCTTCACCATCGCCGGCTGGGGCGCCACCTACGAGGGCGGCCCGCAGCAGCGGTACCAGCGCAAGGCCACCGTGCCGTTCGTCAGCGACGCCTCCTGCCAGGCCTCCTACGGCTCGGACCTGATCCCGTCCGAGGAGATCTGCGCCGGCTACACCTCCGGCGGCGTGGACACCTGCCAGGGTGACTCCGGCGGCCCGATGTTCCGCCGGGACGCCGCCGGCAACTGGATCCAGGTCGGCATCACCAGCTGGGGCTACGGCTGCGCCCGGGCCGGCTACCCCGGCGTCTACACCGAGGTGTCCACCTTCGCCTCGGCGATCCGCTCCGCGGCCACCAGCCTCGGCGGCTGACCCGTCGGGCGTCGCCCGGCGGTGGAACAACACCCGGGGGAGCGGAGCGGTGCCCGGCCGCTCCCCGGGGACGGCGTGACAGGGGCCCGGCCGGCTTGCCCGGCCGGGCCCCGGCGCGTTCGAGTGGCGCCCGGCGCCCGGCCCGCGGCGGCGTCCGGTTGGTCAGGCGCCCTGGTCGCCGCTGGACTCGGTGCCGGCGGTGCCGGTACCGCTGCCCGGCTGCCGGCCGGTGCCGGGGGTGCGCTCCGTGGCGGCGCGGCGCTGGTCGTCCCGGCGCTGGTCGTCCCGGCGCTGGGCGTCCCGGCGGATGGCCTGATCCCGGCGCACGCAGTACCAGGTGCCGAGCAGTCCCAGACCGGCGGCGGCGAGGCAGACCCACACCCAGTCCCCGTTGCCGGCCTCGGCCATCCGCTCCCGGAAGGGCAGCAGGACGAGGAAGGCGACGAACCACAGCACGGTGGTGGTGGCGACGACCGGCACGGTGTTGATCTCCAGCGGCGGGGGCACCGGCCTGGGCGGGCCACCCGTCCACCACCGCACGATCGGGTCGGAGTAGCCCGGGTACTCGTGGTGGTCCGGCCCCTCGTCGGGGGCTTCCTCGGCTCCGCGCCCGTTGCTGGTCACCAGCCCAGGTTACCCGGGCCGGCGGCGCGGGCGGGGGTGAGACAAACGGTTGGCGGAAGTCGTCGAGATCACACATCTACGCGCGGAGATGGATCTGCGTCCGGCCATCTGCTCATACTGGCTGAGCCGCGCGCGTGCGTCGGCCCTGTGAACAGCCGGCGTGTCGCCTTGACGGGGGTGGCGTCGACAGCCCGGCCGCACCGCCTCCCGGGGGCCTGGCTCCCGGCCGACCAGGAATCCGTGAATGCCCTCGCCAACCACCACCGTGCCCGGCGCCGCCGCCGCCACCGCGCCCGCCCCGGCCAGCCCTCCGCGCAACGCGGTTGATCGTTTCTTCAAGATCACCGAGCGGGGCTCCACGGTGTCCCGGGAACTCCGCGGCGGACTCGCCACCTTCTTCACGATGGCCTACATCATCGTGCTGAACCCGATCATCCTGTCCAGCGGCGTCGACAAGTACGGCAACCAGCTCGACAACGCCCAACTGGTCACCGCCACCGCGCTGACCGGCGGCCTCACCACCCTGCTGATGGGGCTGATCGGCAACGTCCCGGTCGCCCTGGCCACCGGCCTGGGCGTGAACACCGTGGTGGCGCTCCAGCTCGCCCCCCAGATGACCTGGCCGGACGCCATGGGCATGGTCGTGCTGGCCGGCCTGCTGATCATCCTGCTGGTCGCCACCGGCCTGCGCGAGCGGGTGATGAACGCCATCCCGGCCGGCCTGCGCAAGGCGATCAGCATCGGCATCGGCCTGTTCATCGCCTTCATCGGCCTGGTGGACTCCGGCTTCCTCTCCCGCAACCCGGACGCCGCGGGCACCACCGTGCCGGTGGGCCTGGGGCAGGGCGGTCACCTGACCGGCTGGCCGGTGCTGATCTTCGCCCTGGGCGCGCTGATCACCCTGGTGCTGCTCACCCGGAAGGCCAAGGGCGCCATCCTGATCAGCATCCTGTCGATGACGGTGCTGGCCATCGTGGTGAACGCGGTCGCCGACATCGACCCGGCCGAGTGGGGCCTGACCGTGCCCAGCGTGCCCACCCAGGTGGTCGGCGCCCCGGACTTCGGCCTGATCGGCGAGGTCAGCCTGTTCGGCGGCTTCGAGGAGGTCGGGCTGCTCACCGGCTGCCTGTTCGTCTTCACCCTGGTGCTGTCCTGCTTCTTCGACGCCATGGGCTCGATCCTGGCCGTCGGCGAGGAGGCGAAGCTGATGGACGACAAGGGCCGGATGCCCCGGATGGGCCGGATCCTGATGGTGGACGGCCTCGGCGTGGTGTTCGGCGGCGGGGCCTCCTGCTCGGCCAACGGCGCCTTCGTGGAGTCCACCGCGGGTGTCGGGGAGGGCGCCCGCACCGGCCTGGCCAACATGGTCACCGGTGGCGCGTTCCTGCTGGCGCTGGTCTTCACCCCGCTGGCCCTGGTGGTGCCCTCGCAGGCGGCCACCCCGGCCCTGGTGGCGGTGGGCTTCCTGCTGATGACCCAGGTGCGCGGCATCGAGTGGGACGACTTCACCATCGCCATCCCGGCCTTCCTGACCATCGCGATGATGCCGTTCACCTACTCCATCACCAACGGCATCGGGCTGGGCTTCCTGGTCTACGTGATCCTCAAGGCCGCCACCGGCCAGGCCCGCCGCGTGCCGCCGCTGATGTGGGTGGTCAGCGCCTTCTTCCTGGTCTACTTCCTGCTCGACCCGATCCAGCAGGCGCTCGGCGTCTGATCCACCCCCCGGCCCGGTCGGGCCGCGACGCCGGTGCCCCGGCTCCCAGTGCGGGAGCCGGGGCACCGGTGCGTGGGGCCGCGTGCGGGCTCAGTGGCCGCGCGGGCCGCCCTTGTCGACCTCGGTCTCCGAGTTCACGCAGGTGTTGCCGGAGGTCGGGTTCAGCAGGCCGATGAGGTTGAGGGAGTTGCCGCAGGCGTTCACCGGGATGTGGATCGGCACGGAGATGGCGTTCCCGGAGAGCACACCCGGGGAGCCGATCGCCGTGGCCTCACCGTCCGATTCGGCGACGGCGGTCCCACCGCCCAGGGCGAGGGCGCTGGCGGTGAGCACGGCGACGACGGCGGCCTTGGTGGTGCGAAGCATGGGACTTCACTCCTCGTCAGTGACAACGGACGTGTCGTCACCATGAATGCCCACATCGCCCGCCCAGGTGCGTGGATGCACCCGAACGGGCGATGCGCGTGCGCGCGGGGCGCGAGCGTGAAACGCGGGGTGGACGCGTGCGGTCAGTTGCCTCCGCGCCGCTTGTTGTAGACGTCGAAGCCGACCGCCGCGATCAGCACCAGACCCTTGATGACCTGCTGGTAGTCGGTGCCGATGCCGACCAGCGACATGCCGTTGTTGAGCACGCCGAGGACCAGGCCGCCGATGATCGCGCCGAGCACGGTGCCGACGCCGCCGGTGGCCGAGGCGCCGCCGATGAAGGCCGCGGAGATGGCCTCCAGCTCGAAGTTGATGCCGGCGTTCGGCGTTCCGGCGTTGAGCCGGGCCGCGTAGACCAGGCCGGCCAGCGCCGCCAGCACGCCCATGTTCACGAACACCAGGAAGATGACGCGCTTGTCCTTGACGCCGGACAGCTTGGCCGCGGCCTGGTTGCCGCCGATGGCGTAGGTGTGGCGGCCGAGCACCGAGTTGCGCATCACGTAGCCGAAGCCGACCAGCAGCACCGACAGGATGATCAGCACGATCGGGAAGCCCTGGTAGCTGGCGAGCAGCAGGGTGAACACGGTGATGGCGGCGGTGATCAGCACGCAGCGGATGACGAACAGGTTGGTCGGCATCACGTCGAGGCCGTGCTCGATCTGCTGGCGGCGGCCGCGCATCTCCTGGATCAGGGTGAGGGCGATCACGCCCAGGCCCAGCAGGACGGTCAGGTCGTGGTAGTTGGAGAGCGGTCCGCCCTCGGGCAGGAAGCCGTTGCTGATCGCCTGGAACCCGTCCGGGAACGGGGCGACGGACTGGCCCTGGAGCAGGATCTGGGTGCCGCCGCGGAAGACCAGCATGCCGGCCAGGGTCACGATGAACGACGGGATGCCGACGTAGGCGATCCAGAAGCCCTGCCAGGCGCCGGCCGCCGCGCCGATCAGCAGCGAGATGACGACGGCGAGCACCCACGGCACGTCGTTGCGGGCCATCATCACGGCGGACGCGGCGCCGACGAAGGCGGCGAGGGAGCCGACCGAGAGGTCGATGTGGCCGGCGATGATGACGATCATCATGCCGATGGCCAGGATCAGGATGTAGCTGTTCTGCTGGATCAGGTTGGTGACGTTGAGGGGCTCCAGCAGGATGCCCCCGGTCCAGATCTGGAACAGCAGGATGATCAGCGCCAGGGCGATGAGCATGCCGTACTGCCGCATGTTGCCGCGCAGGCTGTTCAGCACCAGGGCGCCGATACCGCCGCCCTGGCCACCTCCGCCGCGGGTGGAGGTCGCGTCCTGGGGGGCCGCAGACCTCTTCGTCTCCTCGGTCTTCACCGGGCTGGCCATCTTCTTACCCTCTGTCCATCGTCATGTGGCGCATCAGCGCCTCCTGCGTCGCGTCCTCCCGGCTGAGTTCACCGGTAAGCCGCCCTTCGGCCATCGTGTAGATGCGGTCACACAGGCCGAGCAGTTCGGGCAGCTCGGAGGAGATGACGATCACGGCCTTGCCCTGGTCGGCGAGGTCGTTGATCACCGTGTAGATCTCGTACTTCGCCCCGACGTCGATGCCCCGGGTGGGCTCGTCGAGGATCAGGACCTCCGGCTCGGAGAAGATCCACTTGCTCAGCACGACCTTCTGCTGGTTGCCGCCGCTCAGCTTCCCGGTGATCGCCGCCACCGAGGGCGCCTTGATGTTCATCGTCTTGCGGAAGCCCTCGGCGACCCGTGACTCTTTGTGAGCGTTAACAATCCCGCGCGAGGCGACCTTTGACAGGGCGCTGAGCGAGATGTTGCGGCTGATGTCGTCGATCAGGTTGAGCCCGTAGTGCTTGCGGTCCTCGGTCACGTAGGCGAGACCGTGGTCGATGGCCTCCGGGACGGTGCGGGTGCGGATCTCCTTGCCGTCCAGGTAGACCCGGCCGCTGATGTTGCGACCGTAGGAGCGGCCGAAGACGCTCATCGCCAGCTCGGTGCGGCCGGCGCCCATCAGGCCGGCGATCCCGACGATCTCACCGCGCCGCACGTTCAGCGACACCCCGTCGACGACCTTGCGCTGCTGGTCGATCGGGTGGTGCACGGTCCAGTCCTCGATGGCGAAGGCGACCTCGCCGATCTTGGGCTCGCGCTCCGGGTAGCGGTGCTCGAGGTCCCGGCCCACCATGCCGCGGATGATCCGGTCCTCGGAGACGCCCTCCTCGGCCACCTTCATCGTCTCGATGGTGCGCCCGTCGCGGATGATGGTGATCGAGTCGGCGACCCGGGCGATCTCGTTGAGCTTGTGCGAGATGATCACGCAGGAGATGCCCTGGTTCTGCAGCTCCAGGATCAGGTCCAGCAGCTTGCGGCTGTCCTCGTCGTTCAGCGCCGCGGTGGGCTCGTCCAGGATCAGCAGCTTGACCTGCTTGGACAGCGCCTTGGCGATCTCGACGAGCTGCTGCTTGCCCACGCCGATGTCCGCCACGCGGGTCTGCGGCGACTCGTGCAGGCCGACCCGGTCGAGCAGCTGCCGGGCCTGCCCCAGGGTCTTGTTCCAGCTGATCACGCCGCGGGTGGCGCGCTCGTTGCCGAGGAAGATGTTCTCGGCGATGGACAGGTACGGGATCAGGGCCAGTTCCTGGTGGATGATCACGATGCCGCGCTCTTCGCTGGCCCGGATGTCCCGGAACTCGCACAGCTCGCCCTCGAAGCGGATCTCGCCCTCGTAGCTGCCGTGCGGGTAGACGCCGCTGAGCACCTTCATCAGGGTCGACTTGCCGGCCCCGTTCTCACCGCAGATCGCGTGGACCTCGCCACGCTCCACCGTGAGGTTGACATCGGACAGTGCCTTGACACCGGGAAAGGTCTTGGTGATCGAACGCATCTCGAGGATGGGTCCGGCCATGGTGAGCAGTCCGTTCGGCTCGGGGGCGGGCCGGTGGCGCACCACGCGAACGCGTGGTCCACCACCGGCGCCGCCGGTTGGTACGTCGGGGGCCGGGGCCGTCAGTTCAGCTGGTCGGCGGTGTAGTAGCCGCCCTCCACGAGGACTTCCTCGTAGTTGGAGGCGTCGACGCTGACCGGCTCCAGCAGGTAGGCGGGAACCACCTTCACGCCGTTGTCGTAGGTCTCGGTGTCGTTGACCTCGGGGGTGCCACCGGTCAGCAGGGCGTCGGCCATCTGCACGGTGACCTCGGCCAGCTCACGGGTGTCCTTGTAGACCGTCTGGGTCTGCTCGCCGGCGATGATCGACTTCACCGAGGCCAGCTCGGCGTCCTGACCGGTCACGATCGGCAGCGGCTGCGACTCGGTGCCGTAGTTCACGCCCTTCAGGGCGGACAGGATGCCGATGGAGATGCCGTCGTAGGGGGAGAGCACGGCGTCGACCCGCTCGGTGGTGTACGAACCGCTGAGCAGGTTCTCCATCCGGGCCTGCGCCACGCCGCCGTCCCAGCGCAGCGTCGCGACCTGGTTGAAGTCGGTCTGGCCGCTGCGGACCACGAGCTTGCCCTCGTCGATGTAGGGCTGCAGCACGCTCATCGCGCCGTTGAAGAAGAAGCCGGCGTTGTTGTCGTCCGGGGAGCCGCCGAACAGCTCGATGTTGAACGGGCCCTCGGCCTCCGGCAGGCCGAGCTGGTCGACGATGTACTGGCCCTGCAGCACGCCGACCTGGAAGTTGTCGAAGGTGGCGTAGTAGTCGACGTTCTCGGTGCCGCGGATCAGCCGGTCGTAGGAGATCACCGGGATGTCGGCGTCGGCCGCGCGCTGCAGGACGTTGGTCAGCGAGGAGCCGTCGATCGCCGCGACCACCAGCAGGTCCACGCCCTTGGTGATCATGTTCTCGATCTGCGACACCTGGGTCTCGACGACGTCGTTGCCGAACTGCAGGTCGGTCTCGTAGCCCGCGGCCTCGAACTGCTCGACCATGTTGTTGCCGTCGTTGATCCAGCGCTCCGACGCCTTGGTCGGCATCGCGATCCCGATGGTGCCGCCGGCCTCGGAGTCGCCCGACCCGCTGGCTCCGCCGCTGGTGCTGCTCTGGCCACATGCTGCCAGGGCCATGACGAGACTCCCCGCGGCGAGTCCCATGAGCGTCTTGCGCACAATTCCTCCAGTGATGTTCCGCGCTCCCCCACGCCTTCGTGTGGGGCGCCTCGGATCGCCGGGGCGGCCGAGCACGCGGGTGGTTCTTCGTCGGTGCTGGTTGGGGTGGGTTGCCCACGCGAGGACGGACGGCCCACGCGGATGTCCGTTTCCTGCGTGTGACGTGTTTCGCGTCGGTGAAGGCGAGTGTTAACGGTCACACGGGGGCCGTCAAGGGGGCTGGCGAGAACCTTGTCCGTCACGTTATTGACCGCAAGTGTCCGCTCTGCGGCGCCGTCTAGCAGAAGCCTTGACGGCTGTCACTGTGACCGTTAACACTTTCGCAACGTCCACGATCCACGCCAGTGGGGGAGGGCGACATGCCGCGTGATCGAAGACGCGTGTCCGGATGGGGGTACCGCGATGAGTGAGGCTTCCGGCGCTGTGCCCAGGGAGCGGGGCAAGCCGGTGATGAGGGACGTCGCCCGGCTGGTCGGCGTCTCCCACCAGACGGTCTCGCGGGTGCTGAACAACCACCCCAGTGTGCGCCGGGAGACCCGGGAACGCGTGCTCGCGGCCATCCGGGAGCTGGACTACCACCGCAACTCGGCCGCCCGGGCGCTGGTCACCGACCGGTCGCACATCCTCGGCGTGGTCACCCTGGACCTCAACCTGGTCGGCCCGGCCTCCACGGTGTCGGCGATCGAGCGGGTGGCCCGGGAGGCCGGTTACTTCGTCAGCGTCGCCAGCGCCTCGGCGACCGACGAGGACTCCATGGTCGACGCGATCGGGCGGCTGCGCGAGCAGGGCGTCGAGGGGATCGTGACGGTCGCTCCGGTGGACTCCCTGCTGGCCGCGCTGGCCCGGGTGCCCGAGGAGATGCCGCTGGTCGGCACCGGAATCGGACACGCGCCGGGGGTGCCGATGGTCGGCGTGGACAACTACGGCGGGGCCGTGGCGGCCACCCGTCACTTGCTCGACCTCGGCCACGCGACGGTGCATCACATATGCGGCCCCACCGACTGGCCGGAGACCCGGGAGCGGCTGAAGGGCTGGCGCGCCACGCTCACCGAGGCCGGCGCCGAGGTGCCGCCGGTGCTCGCCGGCGACTGGAGCGCCCGCTCGGGCTACGAGGCGGCCCGGCTGATCGCCCGGGATCCGCAGGTCACGGCCGTCTTCTGCGGCAACGACCAGATGGCCGTCGGCGCGCTGCGCGCGCTGCACCAGGCCGGCCGCGCCGTGCCGGGCGAGGTCAGCGTGGTGGGTTTCGACGGCATACCGGAGGCCGCCTACCTCCAGCCCCCGCTGACCACCGTGGCGCAGGACTTCGGGGCGCTCGGCCGGGCCAGTCTGGAGCTGCTGATCAATCAGATCGCCACCGGCGAGCGGCCGTCGCAGCACGTGCTGCACCCGCCGCGGTTGGTGGTGCGGGAGAGCACGGGCCCCGTCGCGGGCTGAACACCCCTCCGGCCCGTCCGCGACGACGACCGGCCGGCCGTGGCCGGGGCGCCGGATGGTGAACGTTCACATCCGACCGGCGCCGCGCGCCCGGTTGACCAGTGCATGTCATTACTTCAGGTGCTCCACCGACCCCTCAGAAAGGGGCGTCACGGTGTTCCACTCCCCAGGCCGGGCCCAGCTCCCGGCGACCCACCCACGCGTCTGGCTTGCTGTCATGCTCACGATCCTCACGGTGCTGGCCACCGTCACCGTGGGGGAGGGGTCGGCCGAGGCGGCGCCCGGCCGGCCGTACACCAACCCGATCAAGTCCCAGAAGGGCGCCGACCCCTGGCTGGAGTACTACAACGGCAACTACTACCTGATCACCACCTCCTGGACCTCCGAACTGACCGTGCGGAAGTCCCCCACGCTCGCCGGCCTGGCGACCGCCCCCAGCGTGCAGGTGTGGTCGGACGGCACGCCGTCGCGCTGCTGCAACATCTGGGCCCCGGAGATGCACTTCCTGAACGGGCGTTGGTACATCTA is a genomic window containing:
- the chvE gene encoding multiple monosaccharide ABC transporter substrate-binding protein: MGLAAGSLVMALAACGQSSTSGGASGSGDSEAGGTIGIAMPTKASERWINDGNNMVEQFEAAGYETDLQFGNDVVETQVSQIENMITKGVDLLVVAAIDGSSLTNVLQRAADADIPVISYDRLIRGTENVDYYATFDNFQVGVLQGQYIVDQLGLPEAEGPFNIELFGGSPDDNNAGFFFNGAMSVLQPYIDEGKLVVRSGQTDFNQVATLRWDGGVAQARMENLLSGSYTTERVDAVLSPYDGISIGILSALKGVNYGTESQPLPIVTGQDAELASVKSIIAGEQTQTVYKDTRELAEVTVQMADALLTGGTPEVNDTETYDNGVKVVPAYLLEPVSVDASNYEEVLVEGGYYTADQLN
- the mmsA gene encoding multiple monosaccharide ABC transporter ATP-binding protein; the protein is MAGPILEMRSITKTFPGVKALSDVNLTVERGEVHAICGENGAGKSTLMKVLSGVYPHGSYEGEIRFEGELCEFRDIRASEERGIVIIHQELALIPYLSIAENIFLGNERATRGVISWNKTLGQARQLLDRVGLHESPQTRVADIGVGKQQLVEIAKALSKQVKLLILDEPTAALNDEDSRKLLDLILELQNQGISCVIISHKLNEIARVADSITIIRDGRTIETMKVAEEGVSEDRIIRGMVGRDLEHRYPEREPKIGEVAFAIEDWTVHHPIDQQRKVVDGVSLNVRRGEIVGIAGLMGAGRTELAMSVFGRSYGRNISGRVYLDGKEIRTRTVPEAIDHGLAYVTEDRKHYGLNLIDDISRNISLSALSKVASRGIVNAHKESRVAEGFRKTMNIKAPSVAAITGKLSGGNQQKVVLSKWIFSEPEVLILDEPTRGIDVGAKYEIYTVINDLADQGKAVIVISSELPELLGLCDRIYTMAEGRLTGELSREDATQEALMRHMTMDRG
- a CDS encoding LacI family DNA-binding transcriptional regulator — its product is MSEASGAVPRERGKPVMRDVARLVGVSHQTVSRVLNNHPSVRRETRERVLAAIRELDYHRNSAARALVTDRSHILGVVTLDLNLVGPASTVSAIERVAREAGYFVSVASASATDEDSMVDAIGRLREQGVEGIVTVAPVDSLLAALARVPEEMPLVGTGIGHAPGVPMVGVDNYGGAVAATRHLLDLGHATVHHICGPTDWPETRERLKGWRATLTEAGAEVPPVLAGDWSARSGYEAARLIARDPQVTAVFCGNDQMAVGALRALHQAGRAVPGEVSVVGFDGIPEAAYLQPPLTTVAQDFGALGRASLELLINQIATGERPSQHVLHPPRLVVRESTGPVAG